The nucleotide window CCATTTTCGGCAGGAAAGTATCCGCAATTTTACGGTTTACCAGAAGGGTTTCAATGGCGTTGCACACTGCAGGATACTGTACTTTCGCATCGAAGCAAACCTTCCAGGCTGTATCGAGGTCCGCATATTCATCCACATAGATATGACAGATCCCGCTAGTATGTCCGAGTACCGGAATTTTCGTATTTTCCTGGATAAACTTAACAAACTCATTTGAGCCCCTTGGGATCAGGAGGTCTACATAAGCATCAAGACTCAAAAGATCCATTATCTCTTCTCTTGTTTCCATAAGCTGGAAAGCCCCTACTGGCATGCCGGCGGTAGATTCTATGGCTTTTACAAGGATCTGAAAAATAGTGCGGTTTGACTCTCGAGCTTCACTCCCGCCTTTGAAGATGGTCGCGTTCCCGCTCTTAAGGCAAAGAGACATAACCTGAGGCACCACATCAGGCCGGGATTCAAAGATGACACCTATAAGGCCGATTGGACAGCTCACCTGGTAGAGAATAAGGTCTTTGTCCAGCTCAAGAGTAGAGAGGGTGTCTCCTACAGGGTCTTTAAGTTTAACTACATCTCTGATTCCTGCAATCATTCCGTCAATTTTTGAGTCGCTTACTTTAAGTCTGTCTACAAGAGCCTGAGTGAGCTTCCCTTTCTTTTTCAGTTCCACTGCAGATTCAAGGTCTTTTGCGTTTGCATCCAGAATAGCTTTCCTTTCCTTGTCAAGGGCCTGAGCCATAGCCTCAAGCGCCTGATTTTTTATTTCCGTACTTACACTGGAAAGCTCAATCGATGCCTTTTTTGCCTGTATTACTTTGGATTTAATATCTTCAGCCATATAATTACCTTCTAATATGACGACTTCTGTATATCCCTAATTAAGAAGCTGGGCAGCCAAATCTGTTACCGTATCAGTAAATTTGCAGAAGATTCGGCATTACTCGATATCGGATAGAAGTAAAATCTTACTATTAGATTATATGTAATGATTTTATCATTGAACTACAGGTAACGGTCTAATTACTGAATTATAGGTAACAGTCTAATTACTGAATTATAGGTAACGGTCTAATTAATAAATTACAGGTAATGGTCTAATTAATAAATTACAGGTAACAGTTTGGTAATTGAATTACAAATGATAGAACTTACCGTTAAATAATTGAATAGTAGTGCTGAACTTAGATTAAATATCGAATTAAACTGAAGGTTATTTTTCTCTTTAGTATTGAGGATATACCATAATTCTAAAGACGTATTAATTCTTCCGCTCCATAGAAGTAAACGCGGAAAAAACTAATGTAGTTCTGTAATACTTTTTAAACTCTGTAATATGTTTAAATTCTGTAGTACATTTTAATACCTTATTTGTACACTATTTTGGTATATGATATAGCGAAGTTCTAAATAAGAGATTTCATTTTACCGGCAATGTTGTATTTATAAAGTTTTACTCACACTGCTTTACTCACAATATTTTACTTCCAATATTTTACTTCCAATGTCCTTGCAGCATTATATAGAGGTTTTTAACTCTGGACATTTTATATGGTGACCTGGTCCCAGGAGCGCAACTTACTAAGATATTTCTTATTAGATTAACCTGAAGTAAGGTTTTAAAGTAAAACTTTATCTTATTAAAATTTATTTTTTAAAGTTTATTTTTGATTCTACAAAATTGGGAGTCCTTGAGTAGGTTGATATAATCGATAAAGTTGTTCTAGTTTCAACTTTAGAAAAATTTTGAATTAACAATATAGTAGCATGACGTTATTTATTTTGTTACATTTATAAAAATGGTGGAATTCGGATTCATTGAAAGATATTATTTCAAAACGAATATATATAAGATGAATATAACTAGAATACGCGACTCTATTATTTGGAAGCGTATACTACATCTGAAAAAAGAAATTGCAAGGTACCCTTATAATTTTTGAAGATCTCTTACAAAAGAGAGATGAATTTTACAGCCCAGGGACCAGACCATATATCGCGCCGTAAAAGTAACTAAAAGGTCATAAGAGGCCTGAAATATCCGAAAACTCGGCTGTTCAGCATATCTCATACACAAAGATTATTATAGGGGTAAATCCATATCGAAATGGGGATAACTTCAGTATATTGGTGGTGTGTAAAAATGAAATCATTCGCATTAGTCCGGGCAGACGATTCGGACAAAGTAAAAATAGCCTTACATGATCTAGAACGATACGGACATATTCAATTTTCAGCTACTCCAAAATGCATAGAGCCAAACTATGCTGATGAACTTCTTGTTAGTGTAATGGGCGTATCCCTCAAGTCAAAATGCAACTCTGCAGCACTGGTGGAATTAAATAATCACGCAGGAGCAGCAATTAGTAGGCTGAAAAAAATTCATCCTCCTGCTCATATAATTATCATCAGCCCAAGGCACAAAATGTTTGAAGAGCTGGCTGGCAAGTTTCCAAAATATCCGGAATTTGACAGAACATTCAACCATCAGAAGAGTCCGCAGAGTATGGAGATAATTCAGGAGAAAGCAGAATCTTCCAATCCCATGCATAAAGAATAAAACAACTCCGTCAATTGTTAATGTTAACTCAAGTCAATGTTAACTTAAATATTTGTATTCAGCAATATTCATAACATTAACTTTAATATTAAATATTACTTTAATATTAATTTTTGAACTTGACCTCAAATTTAATTTTTAAGATGTAGACTTATTGGAAATCCTGTTTGCAGGAACCAGTTTTCAGTCTCAGCTTGGAAACATAAGTGTACAAACTTTCTATGTCTTTAATTTCCTTCTGAGAGATGAATCGGAGTTTATTTCGGATCTCAAGATCAGGTTTCAAACCGAAACTCTGGAAGTATCCAGAAAGCTTTATAGCCAGAATGTCACCTCGTCTGTCCCAATCAGTTAGTATAACTACTTCACTACCAAGACGCGCAATTTTCTCAGAGAAGTTAAAAAGAGATTGACGAGTTGCAAGTTCAAAATTGCCTTTAATTCCAAGCCTTTTTAGTGAGAGAACGTCTCTTTTTCCTTCAACAATGATAATTGCTCCCCTTCCAGAATATTCAGAGAGTTCGGAGAGCAGCTCTTCAATCCTTTCAAGCCTTTTTCTGTAAATTTCGAGATCAGCCACGTTTTCTGCAACCTTATTATTAATTAAAATTTTAGAGAACCGCATTACATATAAGTAGTTTACTTATAACAGTTTACTTATCAGGAGATAAAGAAATTACTCTTAAAGTTTAATTATTTTTAAGTACAGTTTTAAATTTCTTGTTTATTTCTTTAAACGCTCTCCAAAAACTGAAACTGCCTGTTGATATGAAACTCCTTTTAACAATAAAGATTTCTTACTACTTGTTGCCCCGCTGTTTATAATAATATCCGAACTACTAATTGTAAAAAGTTCAGCAAGGCATTCTACCAGCTGTTCGTTTGCCTTTCCTTTCTGGGGATTTTTGGTTAGTTTTACTTCAATTCGTTTGCGCCACTCATTATAACCGCTTGGAACCGAAATAGACCTGGAGCCTGGAGTAACTTCTATATCAACAATCACACTGGACCCCATATCTGATATCGCCTCTTCGAAAGACATATCTTTTATCTTTCTGGAGGATCATATAAATCAATGACGGATTTACCTATCAAAGCAAAAAATAATCGGAGACAATGGAACATAAGCTTAAAATTTCAAGCAAGTGAAGTTTCAAACAAGTAATGCTAAAACAATTAGTATTCAAATGAGTAATAATTCAAATGAGTAATAATTCAAATGAGTAATAATTCAATGAGTAATAATTCAAATGAGTAATAACTCAACAAGTAACAATTCAAACTAGATAGATATTGTTCAAGGAACTTCCGGAAAAAAAGTTTTTAAAAGAATGGGAAAATAGTGTTGTAGCCCTGGCGCACTAACTCCGAAAGCTCATCCTCTGGTTTTCCGCAGTCACTTTCAGTTACCCTCGTGCAGGGCAGTATCACACTATTAATGTACCGCATTGGGGTTGTCTGTACACTCACAGTCAGGATTTTCCATTACCTCATGCAAGGACCTATACAATGCGACGAAGCCACATTATATACATAATAATATATAAAAATGTCGACGAACTGTTGATTAATTACATTACAATATTAAGGAAATAGTTACATTAAAGCTGATTTTTCTCAAGAAAATGATTTAGATTATAAAGGCAACATAAGAACATAAGATTGCAAAAATAACCTAAAAGAGTTCAGAATTAACTGCTAACTGTGAAGATAGACATCATAAAAAAGCAACAAATAAAGAAAAGAGTAGTAAGTGCTATTCCTAACAAAATTACATTCTCAAAAAGACTGTGTTCTGGGAAAATTGAATTTTGAAGAAGTGTACATTCTGAAAAGATTATAATGTAAAAATATGAAGAAAAACTTATATATCATGTACATGTTTGCTCTTCCACAAATTGAGCATAGTGCTTAATGAGTAGCTGAGGTGCATATGTACGGCACTGAACAGATAATTCCAGGGACAATTATTGCAGGCCCCGAACTGGAACCCATTGAGGGGTACATCTGCGTAAAGAGAGGAATAATTACGGAAATTGGGGAGGAGCGTACACCCTCTAAAAATATAATTGCTCCCTGCTTTGTCAATGCACATACTCACCTTGGAGACTCGGTATTCAAAGACCCTCCTCTGGGAAGGACTTCCGGCTTTCGGATTCAAAGAGACCTGGATGCTCTTGTAAAGCCTCCTGACGGGTTAAAACATAGAATATTAAGAGACACACCATACAAAACTCTAATCGAAGGCATGAGAAAGTCCTTGCTGGATATGATAGAAACCGGAACCTGTGCTTTTGCTGATTTCAGGGAAGGGGGTGTTGTAGGAGTTGCAGCCCTGAATAAAGCTCTTGAAGGACTCAAACTTCATTCCATGACACTGGGCAGACCTACGGAGCCTGAACTACCGACTCAAGTTGTACTGGCAGAAGTGAGAAGAATTCTTCTACACTCAACCGGACTTGGGATAAGTGGGGCAAATGACCTTGATTTCAAACTGTTGGAGAATATTTCTACCTGCACACGGCAACATAGAAAAATCTTTGCAATTCATGCCGGAGAAAAAGACACGAGCGATATAGAAAAAGCATTGTCGCTTAAGCCGGATCTCTTGGTTCATTTGACAAATGCTACAAGAAAAGATATTGAAGACGTGGCTGATGCGAAGATTCCGGTTGTTGTCTGTCCCAGATCTAATCTAATTACAGGAGCCGGAATTGCACCTGTTGCCGAGATGCTGGAGGCTGGAATAAAAGTGGCTGCAGGAACGGATAATGTAATGTTAAATTCTGTAAATATGTTTGCTGAAATGGAATTTATGTCTAAGATTTTTTCTATTGATGATAGGCAAGTATTTAAAATTTGCACACTTAATGGTTCCTTTGTAATGGGATCTAATTCTACGGGCTCAATACAAAAGGGGAATAAAGCTAATCTCATGATCCTGAATGGAAATTCCAATAATCTTGCAGGGATAAAGAACCCCATAAGTGGAATTACAAGGCGGGCAAGACCCGATGACATATTATCAGTACTTCATTCATAAAGCAAATGGAGAATAAACATGATGAGCGAATTTTACCGGAATATAGTGATTGCAACAGATGGATCCGAGAACAGCCTTAGGGCTATTTCTTACGGTATTGAGATTGCAAAACTCAGCGGAGCTACGGTTCACGCTCTCTACGTAACAGATATAACTTCTTTTTCTTCGATGCCTATGGATGCGGGATTGGAAGCAATATATGACACCCTGAGAGAAGAGGGGAAGAAAGCAATATCCGTGGTAAAGGAACACGGAGATGCCTCAGGAGTTGAGGTAAGAGAAGTAACATTGGAAGGTCACCCGAGCAATGAGATTATAAATTTCGCAGAAAATAACGATATTGACCTGATAGTTGTAGGCACCCTCGGCAAAAGCGGGCTCGACAGATTTCTGCTTGGAAGTGTTGCAGAGAAAGTAGTAAGAGGCTCAAAAGTCCCGGTCCTGGTCGTCCGGAGTGAAAAACAAGATTAAGACTTTCTAGTCAACTGGAAGCCTTTTAAGAAATAGATATCGGAGAAAGAAAACCAGGATTTAGCGTATACAAAGGTGTATATCAAATGCCAAAAAGCATCTTCATTGAAGATATCATGGTAAGGGATGTAGCAAGTGCAACCCTTCCAGGTTCAAGGGACGAGGTTCTTAAAATTCTTAAGAACAAACACATTTCAGGAGTTCCAGTAATTAAAGACTCCAAAGTTGTGGGAGTTGTAACAAGAACAAACCTATTACAAAACCCTGAAGAAGAACAACTGGCTCTTCTTATGACACGGGATCCGATAACCATATCCTCCGGATCTGATCTGCAGACCGCAGCACGTTTACTTCTGGAACACCGCATAAGAAGGCTTCCGGTAGTAGATGACGGGAAACTTGTAGGGCTTGTTACCGTGGCAGATATTATAGGTACAATTGCAGACATGAACATTGATATCCCGATAAAGGACTATGTGGAAAAGAAAGTCGTTGCAATATACAATGAAACGCCTCTGCCCGTTGCTGCCAGGATTATGGAACTGGCAGGTGTTAAGGCTGTACCGGTACTTGACTCAAGCCTGGAACTTGTAGGGATTATCTCGGATCGTGACGTTATTGCTGCAAGCATAATTGAAGACAGTGTAGAGATGTCAGATATGTCTGCAGGTCAGGATGACGACGCCTGGACATGGGAATCGATGCGAGACACCATGAGCATTTACTACAGTGTCTCAAGGATTAAGGTTCCCAACCTGATCGGAAGCGATATCATGATAAGAGAGCCAATCACAGCCACATATATTACATCTGTCAGCGACTGTGCACGGAAAATGAAGAGGAACAGAATTGACCAGGTTCCGATTATCAATTCAAACCGAAAACTTCAGGGACTTTTGAGAGACCATGATCTCCTGAAACCTCTGATAGAAGTCGAATAAATTAAGATTAGAACCTTGCTTCTAAGAATCGTTAAATTTTTTAGCGCGAAGCGAAGAAGATAACACTACTTGATGCCTATCTAACATCTATTTAACGTATATTTAATGTAGGTTTAACGTATATTTAATGCAAATTTAACCCTATTTAATGCAGATTTAAACCTATTTAATGCAAATTTAACCCTATTTAACGTATATTTAATGTCTATTTAAGGAATTCTTCAAGAAAGGAGGTGTTTTCCCTAGAGCACCTCTGAAAACTATTTTTTTCAGGAGCTAGAAAAATGGACAGACCTTTTATTTTTATTAATTCTGCCATGTCAGCCGACGGCAAACTCTCAACAAAGGAAAAGAAGCAGGTTCGAATCTCCGGAAAACTCGATTTTGAACGGGTCGACGAACTCCGAGCCCATGCAGATGCAATTATGGTAGGAATAGGAACTGTCCTCTCGGACGACCCGAGCTTAACAGTAAAGTCTCCAGAGAGAAGGGAAGCAAGGAAAGCCGCAGGAAAGTGTGAAAATCCGGTAAGGATTATTGTGGACAGTTCAGCAAGAACTCCTCTTGATGCCGATATTTTTAAAAAAGGAGAAGGACTCAGGATAATTGCTGTTTCAACTTCTGCTCCTGCCGAAAAAATAGAAAAATTGAATGAAAAAGCTCTCGTCATCAAGGCAGGGACTAAAAAAGTAGACCTTCCGGAGCTTGTAAGAAAATTAAAGGAAATGGAAATAAACACAATTATGGTCGAAGGAGGGGCAACCCTCAACTGGGGAATGCTTTCTTCAGGCCTTGTTGATGAAATTTACACCTTTGTAGGAAACCTTATTATAGGCGGCGCTACAGCCCCAACTTTCACTGACGGAGAAGGATTTTCAGAAACTGAGATCCTTAAACTAGAACTGCTTTCAGCCGAAAAAATAGAAGATGGGATACTTCTCAGATGGAAGGTAAAAGAAAAAATGAATCAGATTGTTTCTTAATTTTTTGCCCCTTATAGTTTTTCTAGCATCAACCACTGTGTGGAAAATCAAAATTATTGTCAATGAAACTGATAATAAGTTCACATACGTTATCACCACAGCTTCTTCTTTTGGTATATATGTGTTCCGAAAAAGGTAGTATACCTTCAATCAACCCTGCTTCATAATTATCTATGGACAAACAAGTTCTAGCATTCCATTTTTTAAAATGTCCTCCCCAGCGACATTTCCTGGCATGAATTACTATTTTATTGTCATCTTTACGAACTATTTTGCTTTTGATTCCGAAAATCCGGTGCATTGCCAATAGTACATATGCACATCCTTCCAGATCTCTTTTTAAGCCCAGCATCTTCAGAATTTCTGTTGATTGCT belongs to Methanosarcina barkeri 3 and includes:
- a CDS encoding glutamate-5-semialdehyde dehydrogenase; its protein translation is MAEDIKSKVIQAKKASIELSSVSTEIKNQALEAMAQALDKERKAILDANAKDLESAVELKKKGKLTQALVDRLKVSDSKIDGMIAGIRDVVKLKDPVGDTLSTLELDKDLILYQVSCPIGLIGVIFESRPDVVPQVMSLCLKSGNATIFKGGSEARESNRTIFQILVKAIESTAGMPVGAFQLMETREEIMDLLSLDAYVDLLIPRGSNEFVKFIQENTKIPVLGHTSGICHIYVDEYADLDTAWKVCFDAKVQYPAVCNAIETLLVNRKIADTFLPKMAEMYLGARVELRCDEDSYALLEKRGISPLSKATDEDWSLEYNDLVLSIKLVDTIKEAIDHINMFGSHHTDGIITENASRRKEFTGLVDSSSVMVNASTRFADGYRYGKGAEVGISTNKIHSRGPVGMEGLLIYKYILLGKGQVVADYAGENAKAYTHRKLDLKFENVD
- a CDS encoding DUF356 domain-containing protein gives rise to the protein MKSFALVRADDSDKVKIALHDLERYGHIQFSATPKCIEPNYADELLVSVMGVSLKSKCNSAALVELNNHAGAAISRLKKIHPPAHIIIISPRHKMFEELAGKFPKYPEFDRTFNHQKSPQSMEIIQEKAESSNPMHKE
- a CDS encoding toprim domain-containing protein, producing the protein MADLEIYRKRLERIEELLSELSEYSGRGAIIIVEGKRDVLSLKRLGIKGNFELATRQSLFNFSEKIARLGSEVVILTDWDRRGDILAIKLSGYFQSFGLKPDLEIRNKLRFISQKEIKDIESLYTYVSKLRLKTGSCKQDFQ
- a CDS encoding amidohydrolase family protein — translated: MYGTEQIIPGTIIAGPELEPIEGYICVKRGIITEIGEERTPSKNIIAPCFVNAHTHLGDSVFKDPPLGRTSGFRIQRDLDALVKPPDGLKHRILRDTPYKTLIEGMRKSLLDMIETGTCAFADFREGGVVGVAALNKALEGLKLHSMTLGRPTEPELPTQVVLAEVRRILLHSTGLGISGANDLDFKLLENISTCTRQHRKIFAIHAGEKDTSDIEKALSLKPDLLVHLTNATRKDIEDVADAKIPVVVCPRSNLITGAGIAPVAEMLEAGIKVAAGTDNVMLNSVNMFAEMEFMSKIFSIDDRQVFKICTLNGSFVMGSNSTGSIQKGNKANLMILNGNSNNLAGIKNPISGITRRARPDDILSVLHS
- a CDS encoding universal stress protein, whose translation is MMSEFYRNIVIATDGSENSLRAISYGIEIAKLSGATVHALYVTDITSFSSMPMDAGLEAIYDTLREEGKKAISVVKEHGDASGVEVREVTLEGHPSNEIINFAENNDIDLIVVGTLGKSGLDRFLLGSVAEKVVRGSKVPVLVVRSEKQD
- a CDS encoding CBS domain-containing protein, giving the protein MPKSIFIEDIMVRDVASATLPGSRDEVLKILKNKHISGVPVIKDSKVVGVVTRTNLLQNPEEEQLALLMTRDPITISSGSDLQTAARLLLEHRIRRLPVVDDGKLVGLVTVADIIGTIADMNIDIPIKDYVEKKVVAIYNETPLPVAARIMELAGVKAVPVLDSSLELVGIISDRDVIAASIIEDSVEMSDMSAGQDDDAWTWESMRDTMSIYYSVSRIKVPNLIGSDIMIREPITATYITSVSDCARKMKRNRIDQVPIINSNRKLQGLLRDHDLLKPLIEVE
- a CDS encoding 2,5-diamino-6-(ribosylamino)-4(3H)-pyrimidinone 5'-phosphate reductase, whose protein sequence is MDRPFIFINSAMSADGKLSTKEKKQVRISGKLDFERVDELRAHADAIMVGIGTVLSDDPSLTVKSPERREARKAAGKCENPVRIIVDSSARTPLDADIFKKGEGLRIIAVSTSAPAEKIEKLNEKALVIKAGTKKVDLPELVRKLKEMEINTIMVEGGATLNWGMLSSGLVDEIYTFVGNLIIGGATAPTFTDGEGFSETEILKLELLSAEKIEDGILLRWKVKEKMNQIVS